TATGGCGGCGGCGTTCGGCTTCTTCGTCGCCGAACCAGCGACGCAATTCGTCACCGGCGCGCGCCATGAAGCCGCGATCCTCATAGTCATAGTCGTCGGGGCGGCTCAGGCCGCGTTCGCCATAGCGTTCGCCGCGATACCGCGGCCTTCCCGCTCGCGAAATCCGGGGCCGGGGGCGGCGATCATAGTCATCGCCGTGATGCCCATATTCGCTGCCCATGCCGTAGAAACGGCCGTCATCGGGGCGGCGATGCTCATATGCGTCCGGGTCGCGGGCAACGCGGCGGGGCAAGCGGTCATCATATCCCGCCGCTTCATAATCGCGCGCGCTCGAATGCGTGTAGGCACGCCCCGATCCATAATCGCGCGTGAAATCGTCAGCCGAACGACGCGGGCCATAGCCGGGCTCTCGTCCTTGCGGATAATAGCGGTCGTCCATGATGTCCTCCTTCGTCGTTATGATGTGCGCGCCGGCGCTGCGGCCGCGCGCTCGATGTACCGAATCAAAGGATGGGCTGGAGGATTGTTCCGAAATTTCCGATCTATTTACCGCTACTTAGTGCGATCTATCGCTGCGGAAACGAAACAAGTTGCGTTTGCCGCGTGCGCAGCAGTTGCATCGCGCTCGCGACGCAGCTAAGGGGAGCGCCTTCCGGCTTCGGCCGGATCATGGACGGGGCCGTAGCTCAGTTGGGAGAGCGCTGCAATCGCACTGCAGAGGTCAGGGGTTCGACTCCCCTCGGCTCCACCATTTTCCCCCCGCCTCCTTCCAATCCGTGTAAAAGCGTGAAAGGAAGCGAGGTTGCGGCGGTTCTAAAGCCTTCGCCGCGCAGGTATGCCAGTCGTTCGGTAAAGGCGAGCTTGAGTACCATCCGGCGGTATTCCAGCCTCCCGGTTTCCCAGAGTTTATAGGGGTTTGCGAGGAATTCCATCGCGGTTCTAAAACTCGCGAGATACTGGATTTGCGCAGGACGGCTTGTGCGCGGATTTTCGCGTAGAAGCAGTTTGCGCTCCTCAAGCTCACGAATGCGCTTTTCATATGCGTCGATCAGCCGCGCATCATCGGCCTGAGCGATACGGTCGAAAAACTGGTCGACCGTCTTTTCGATTTTGCGGATTTCGTTTTCAGCGGCGTCGGCCTGAGCGCGTTGAACCGCGTTCCGTTTGTCCCATAGGTCGCGGAGCAAATCGCGCATGATGGCGAACAGCGCATGCGATGGCCGCAAGGCGCGCAACAGTGCGACGAATTCTCCTTCGAGATCGGCGCGGCGAATGGACTTGCCATAGTCGGCGCATCCCTTCTGCACGCAAAGGTAATAGGGGTAATGCTTGGTGCGTCCCTTCGACCAGCAGCCGTAAAGCGGCTCGCCGCAGGACCCGCACACCACGAAGTTCCGCAGCGGGAAATCACGGTTGATGTTCTTCTTGGCAGGAGCCTTGGCGGTTTCCTTCATCCGCTCCTGCGCCCGCTTCCATGTCGCAAAGCTGATAAGCGGCTGGTGCTTGCCTTCGAGAAGCGCAATGTCCCACTCGGCGACCTCGATATATCCGGCATAGATCGAGCGCTGGAGCAGTTTGCGGATGTGGCGATGGGTCAGCCGATGCGAGGGCCCATTCGCCCATTCGGGCTGGCCTGTAAGGAAGCGATAGACTTCTGTCTGGGTCTGGAACCGCCCTGCTGCGTAGCCTTCAAAAGCCTCGGTAATCATGGTGGCGAACGGTTCGTCGGGCACCAGCATCTTGCCGTGGCCCGCCACCTTTTCGTAGCGATAGCCGACCGGGGCCTGAAAACACCAATAGCCTGCCAGCGTGCGGGCACGCATGCGGTTCTTTACCTGTTCGGCATTCTTCTGGCGGTGGTGCTGGGAGACGCTGGCGAGAAGGTGTTCGACGAGCTGGCTGTCGCTGTCCGCGCCGAACTCGATAGAGGGGGAGGCGAGGATGCCGCCCGCTTCCGCGATTTCTGCGCGGAGTTGAAGATGCGCCGTCATATCGCGGGCGAGTCTGCTGATATCGTCGATGATTACGGCATGCGGTTCGGCGCGATGCTCGCGTAAATAGGTGAGCATCCGTTCCATGGCTGGACGCTTCGAGGCCGCGCCGCTGATATCGTCCTTGTAGACGCCAACGACGCGCATGCCCTTGTACGCGGCATAGTCGCGGCAGCGGCTCTCTTGGCTGTCCAGCCCATGACCCTGCGTCTTCTGCTTGGTCGAGGAGACTCTCGCATAAATGACGGCATTCTGTTCTGTTGTTTCTGTCATGGGCTAGTCCTTATATTTGGTTCATCCTCCAATCCGGTGAGCGGAAAGTCCTCATTCAAGCTGCCTTCGAAGGCTTGGCGAGCTATATGGGACATAATGGTCACGAACGTATCAAAGTGAGTGCGAGAATCTTCTTCGCTCATGTCGAGATTGTCGTAGAATTCTCGATATTCCTCAAACTTCAATGTCATATGTGTTCCATGTGATTTGTGGTTACAATTTTATCCCAGCCAGATAGCTACCGGAATCGTTTATTCGACTTATCCACAAGGCAGGCCTGGGTCGGGTCGGTACCAAGCGCGATATCGATCGCCGCCTCGGCGATGCGATAGAGAACGGCGATCAGGTCCAGCTTCTGCTCAACGCTCGCGTCCATGCCGTCAAGGTGATGCAGATAGGCTGAAAGATCGTGTTGCATGTTCATGGCTCTGTCGGTTGCGAGACGGCAAGGCTGTGGTTCGGCCTGCGTCCCCTCGGGTTTGTCGTTGTTGTTGGAATACGCGCCCGCTGCGTCCCCGCTGGGGGCTTAGATACGCAAAAGCCCCGCCGTTTCCGGCGAGGCTCTATCGATCTGGATGCACTGGTAGCGCGTTTAGAAGCAATGGAACATATTTAGAACAAAAAGTCTAGGAATATATTCCGAAAAACAGTGATTCATCGTGCCGCATTTATCGACGATGGTGGCTGACAATTAATCTCGCTCCTTGGCAGCACGATGAGAATTTTTCTCGCTTATTTTTTTGATCTGCTCTTTCTTCTCGCTTGAAACGTCGCGCTCCCATGACATGCTGACTGCATTGAAGGAGGCTGAAATGACTGACGATATCAAGCGCCGAGGGCGGCCCAAGGGAAGCGAGAAGGATGATAGCGAGGCACTGGCTGCGATTGCCGACCTCATGCTCACTGAACCAAATTTGAAGCCGACCACAGCGATGCGGCGGTTCAACCGGAACGCAAACGAGTCAACGATCCGCCGCTGGCAATCGAAATGGCGCCAACGGAAGGCAGCGCTGCTTGCAGAAGCCAAAGACCGCCGCGCTGCGAGCGTAGTCGAGCACAGGAGTAGCAGCCCGGTCAGCATGACCGATGTTTTGGGTGATGTGGAGGCGCTGTACAATTCCCCCGCAGTCAGGGCCGCACTCGCATTTCAGGAAAGCCCAGAAATGCGAGCTCTCCGCAAAGTCTATAATAGCCCTGAAATGAAGGCCATGCGGGCTATGCGGGAAATACATAATAGCCCTGCAATGCAGGTGATGCGTGAGGTGCACAGAAAATTGGCTGCACTGAACCTCCAGAAGGGCTGGTAGGCGCTCGCGTCTACGCATACCCGTCCACATGGTGCAAGCGTCCGCTCTGGTGCTGCGGGAAGTGCGCAAGATGCGCGGGCACGTCCTTGGCCATTACGCGCACCCATTTGCTGCCGATCAGCCCCGGCAGCTTCACGCGATCGGCGGGCGGATGGAATGGGTTCGGTAGCCATTTGCCGTTGAGATCGCGCTGCTCGAAATGCGGCCTCTTGGTCGCATAAATGGGCGGCAGGTCGAGGCCGGAGATAAATTCGATCATCCGGTCTTCGGGCATCGCCAATATCTCGTCGGGTGTCATGAGCGCCCGCTGCATCATGCTCTCATGCTTCGATGCCTTGCGATAATGGGCGTAGTCGAACGCCGCGCTTGCATCGCCCTCGAACAGGAAGCGGCTCAGCGCCTGTTGCTGCTGGCGGCGTGCGCCTTCCTGTTTTAGCGGGTCGTCATAGCGCAAACTCTGGTTGCCGAGCATGTTCGAGACGAGCTGCGCGGTCTGATAGTCGCGCACACCGAAAAACATGCGGAGCTGCGCCGAGCCGATAAAGCTCTGCAAGGTCGCGGCACCGAAGTTGCGGATGATCTGGCCTACGTCCTGAAACACCGCGAAGGTGCGCACGCCTTCACCGCGTCCGAAGGTGAACGCCGAGAGCAGGGATTCAAAGCGGCCCATTTGTCCGGCCTCGTCGACGATCATGGTCAGGCGCGGCGCATCGGGCGCGCGGCCCTTGTAAAGGCGGCTGACCGTGAACAGCACGCGCAACAGCGACGACCAGATCGAGACATATTCCATCGGCACGTTGACGAACAGGCTCGCCACCTGATGCGGGTTGACCAGATCGGCGAGCGAGAAGTCCGGCTCGTCCAGCGAGTCCATCAATGTGGGGTCGTTGAGGAAACCGAGCTGGCCTTTGATGGTGCCGAGGATTGCGCCGAACTCCTTCGGCACGTCCTTTTGTTTGTGCCAAATCTCGGCGGCTCCGGCGCGAATGTCGTGGTGCTTCGAATCTTCCATCGCGCGGAGCTGCGCATCCCAGAACAGCGCATCGCCCTCGATCGCGTTCAGCACGTCGCGGAGCATCGGGAAGCTGGCCTTGCCGTGCTGTTCGACGAGCGATTTGATCAGCAGTTCGAGCCATTGGCGCGCGCGCAGCTCGAAATAGTGGCCGTTGCTGCTGCCGGAAAGCGGAATGAGAGCGGCGGCGATGAAGCCGCAATCGGCGTGAAAACGCGGGTCGGCTTCGTTCAATATGTCGAGCGGGTTGAGGCGGTGGCTGGGGAGAATATGGGCGTGGAGCTTCACCGGATTCCAGCAATAAGCGTAGGCCCCGTGCGCCGCGAAGTTGTGGATGGTGACGGCGGCAAGCTCGCCGCGCGGGTCGAGAACCCAGAGCCGCTGTCCTACGCAGCGGATAATCGCTTCCATGAGGACATCGCGGGATTTTCCGGCCCCTGCGCCCGCAACGATCAGACCAGGCGAGTCGGAATCGAGCCGCATCAGGCGGTTGCCGCTATATCCGATTGGGAAGCCCGTTTTGCCGAACAATCCGGCGCGGGCGATTTCCTCGTCCTCCGCCCATCTGGCGCTGCCGAAGCGCTCGTCTCCAAAATCACTCATGGCGTGGTCCTTTCACGGCAAAGAAAAAGGGCGGGGATTGCTCCCCGCCCTGAAAGCGTGTTGGTGGTCGTCGCTTATCCTGCACACTGACCGAGTAGGATGAGAGCGACGACGATAACGCCGACGATCGCGAGGCCATTGCCTTCTTGCCTCGGGCCGTATTCGACGTTGGCACGCTTCGGCTCCCAGATTTGCTGTTTCGCCATAGTTGGCTTCCTTTCTTTATGCCGCCTCATTGCGACGTTGTTCGAATATCGCGGCGGGCGCGGTGGCTTGGGGGGTTAGAAGAAAAGAATCCCGAACAGCGTGCCCGCAACGAACGCCAACCAAACGATGACGGGCCAGTCGGGGCCGTTCCGGCGGGGCGCGGTGCACATTGCGGAAGCCGCGCCTTCTCCCATGGGAATGATGGTCATGACGCTCCTTTCCAGCGGGTCGGGCGGGTGGCCCGATTTCTGATTCCGCTGGATAGAGGGCCGGAGGCGTGCGGCTGGGGGGATAGGCTCAGAACAGGCTATATTGGCGGCTGCGCTCCAGATGCGCTTTCCATTCCGGCTTTGCGGCTTCCGCGTCGAGCCACGCGATCACCTGTTCGACAACATCCGCGCCGAATGTCTCGATGATCCCCGGTTGCTCATAGTGGGAGCAATAGCCCGTCATGGTGATCGGCAGCGGTGCGCGTTCGGGGTTGATGCTGCGGATTTCGAGGTGGTCGATCATGTCCCATTTGAGGGGCGTATAGGTCACTTCGATCTCGATACCCTGCCATGTGAAGCGGTGCGTTTCCTTTGCCATATCAGTGGCTCCAGAACACATGGACGTGACCGAAGCCCGTTTCGAGCGCCAGCACGTCGGAGATTTCGAGATCGCGGCCCATACGATCGTAGTCGATATAGAAGCTGAGGCTGTCGGGGATGTCCTGCGTTTCCTCGGTCAGTCCCCGCGCAAAATCGGAAACGGATTCATACTCACCCGCGTATCGGTCCTCGATCGCGCTGCGGGCTTCGTCCAGATCGCCGAAATAGGAAAGCAGTTCACCTGCCAGCTTGCCGTGCTGGCTGATGAACGCGGCAATCGCGGACACGTCTTCCAAGCCTTCATATTCGGAGAGCTGATAGCCTTCAAAGCCCTCGTAATCATGGATGGCCCATTCTTCGGCATCGGCGATCGGTGAAGCCCGCAGCATCGCGGCCACCTCGTCATAGATCGCCCATGCGTCCTGCTCGGCATCAATCCAGCGTCCGTGTAAAATGCCGTTATTGTAGGCGGCGAGGCACGCCACATAGATTCTGATCTCGTGTTCTTTCTCCATTTTCAAATCCTCTTGGGAATGGGGTTGCTCATGAACCCCTGCCTTCCGGCGAGGATGGGTGTGCAAACGGAGGCAGAAATCGGCGGCGGGCGCAGCCGCTTGCGGCGAGCCTCGGGAGACCGTCTATTTTTGGTGAAGTGCGCTGAGGGCGAAGCCCTAAGCCCGCATCAGTGATCGTCACCCGCATGGGCTGAGACGCGGCTCAGCGGCGAAGCCGTAGAGCACGCCCGGATGCCCGCAAAATTCAAGTGTAATCAGTTTATTTGCACGCTGCCTATTAGTCTGAGCAATCGCATAGACTCTGCTGTTAGACAAAGAATCTGGGTAAGCCCAAGAGGACTGGCCCGCTGCCCGAATTCTGGACCTGTTTGAGCTGGAAAATTCCAGTTATGATCGGAGGGTCAGGAGACGGGCAGCAGATCAAGTCCAGCCGGACCGGTCAACGACGGGTATAAGATGGTGTCTGCGTTCCCCTGTCCACCGCTAGGTATGAAGTGCAGCCTTCCCAAAAAAATAGAGTGTGACGAGGCCGCCGATTCCTGAAAACGCGACCAAGAAGTTGACACCACCTTCATCAACACCCGCAGACAACAATATCAACGAGATGGCTATGGGCAAAAAGAAGGCTGTGACTCCTAGAGTCAGATTCAGCGATCGCCGCCGATAAGAATCAGATTTCAATACAAGTCTGAGGCTCTGAATCACGGCAATCAAAATTGAGCCAACACCAAGAAGGGTAACAGCAAATTCCATAGCGGGTTATTCGCAAACTCTCGGGATGTTCGTCTGAGGCAGCATCGCTTCAGCAGCTTCACCAGCCAACGCACCAACAACGTCATCAGCGAATGGCACCACCCCGATAACGCCGCGTGCAATTAGAGTTCCTGCTTCGCGGCGACCTACACCGGTTTCGATCGAGGCTCCAACTTCACCTATCAACTCAAAACCGCCTCCAAGCCCTTTGGCAAGGAGCGCTGTAAGAGCCAAGCCTCCAGCTAGACCTTCGGCAGGCAATCCCACAGGTGCGCCTACACCCGTACTTGTAGTGACAGCACCTGCTGCTGCAACACCACCTGCCAACAAGAGCGTCTGGTCCCCGGCGTCGTCCAGGCCTCTCCCAAAATCACGAAGACCATTGAAGAAGCTCCGCGCGGCTTGATTACATCCCTGCCCACTTTGCGGCAACTAAGCAGTTGCCTCACATGCAGCCGTATTTTATATCTTTACCTTCTATAATCACTTTACCGCGCGCGGGATACCCTCCGGTGTAGTAGCAGCCTCTAGCTCTATATCTCTTGCCATCAATGGTCCAAGAGACAAAGAAGCTTCCTTCGCCGTGCAAGTGCTCTGAAAAACTCAATATCTCACCAGGACCCGCGGCTCCCATCTCCCAAGACGTTTTTCTATCACTTATTACAACATCGGTGATCGGCTCACGCCCGCCGTTTATTACCTCAAAAGTACTGTAATAGTCCCTGCATGCACCAATGAGCATCGCAAAAGCGACCAAGACGATCAGGGTGATGCTCTTCATTCGATAATGTCCAAGCAGCCGTTCTTGATCGCGATCGATGCCAGATCTGCGGTAGGAACTCCTCTCCAACGCGGGTCTGTTGTCATCGCAGCTGCGACAGCGTTGTTATACGTATCCATTTGCCTAGATCGAACATCACGCTGACTCGTTAGCGGATAATTGGCTTCGTGAGCATTCCCAAATGCTAATGCCCGATCAGGCCCAAGCAATCTTGTCATTGCGGAGATCCAGTAAAAATGACGAAAAGCATCCCTGACAGTGCCATCCGTGCCAACATCTGGATAAGCTGCTGCCGAAGCGGCGCGAGCTTGATCGCGCGCTACAAGCGCTGGGTACACGCCTAGAGGATCACGTACGGCTGCACCGTGTTCGCCGAC
This genomic interval from Sphingosinithalassobacter tenebrarum contains the following:
- a CDS encoding type IV secretory system conjugative DNA transfer family protein; the protein is MSDFGDERFGSARWAEDEEIARAGLFGKTGFPIGYSGNRLMRLDSDSPGLIVAGAGAGKSRDVLMEAIIRCVGQRLWVLDPRGELAAVTIHNFAAHGAYAYCWNPVKLHAHILPSHRLNPLDILNEADPRFHADCGFIAAALIPLSGSSNGHYFELRARQWLELLIKSLVEQHGKASFPMLRDVLNAIEGDALFWDAQLRAMEDSKHHDIRAGAAEIWHKQKDVPKEFGAILGTIKGQLGFLNDPTLMDSLDEPDFSLADLVNPHQVASLFVNVPMEYVSIWSSLLRVLFTVSRLYKGRAPDAPRLTMIVDEAGQMGRFESLLSAFTFGRGEGVRTFAVFQDVGQIIRNFGAATLQSFIGSAQLRMFFGVRDYQTAQLVSNMLGNQSLRYDDPLKQEGARRQQQQALSRFLFEGDASAAFDYAHYRKASKHESMMQRALMTPDEILAMPEDRMIEFISGLDLPPIYATKRPHFEQRDLNGKWLPNPFHPPADRVKLPGLIGSKWVRVMAKDVPAHLAHFPQHQSGRLHHVDGYA
- a CDS encoding antirestriction protein ArdA, with product MEKEHEIRIYVACLAAYNNGILHGRWIDAEQDAWAIYDEVAAMLRASPIADAEEWAIHDYEGFEGYQLSEYEGLEDVSAIAAFISQHGKLAGELLSYFGDLDEARSAIEDRYAGEYESVSDFARGLTEETQDIPDSLSFYIDYDRMGRDLEISDVLALETGFGHVHVFWSH